DNA from Leucobacter aridicollis:
TGCAGCGCCACCTCGACAGGGTGGCCGCGGCGGGCGGCGCGCAGTTCGTCGCCGGCGACCACGTCGACGTCTTGCGCTACGCCGCGAGCGACGCACACGGCGAGGGCGCGGCCGAGGCCGTCGACCCGCACTTCTGGACGGACCCGCTGCAGATGGTCGCCGTGACCGAGGCGCTCACCGAAACACTCGCGGCGCTCCCCGCCCTCGATGAGGACGCCCGCGCCGCCGTCACCGGGCGCGGCACCGCCTACGCCGCGGAGCTGACGGCGGTCGACGCGACCATGAAGCAACGATTCGCTGAGATCCCGCCAGATCGCCGAGCGCTCGTCACCAACCACCACGTGTTCGGGTACTTCGCCGAGCGCTACGACTTCGAGGTGCTGGGAACCGCGATCCCCGGCGGCACCACGCTCGCGGCTCCGAGCGCGAAGGATCTCGATGCGCTCGTGACGGCGATCACCGAGGCGCGGGTGCCGACGATCTTCGCCGAGTCCTCGTCGCCTGACAGGCTCATGCGGGTCCTCGCCGACGAGGCCGGCCTCACCGTCGACGTCGTGTCGCTCTTCACGGAGTCCCTGTCTGAGCCCGGCGCAGGTGCCGACACGTACGTCGCCATGCTGCA
Protein-coding regions in this window:
- a CDS encoding metal ABC transporter substrate-binding protein; translation: MSRYRGPRSRARAARLASGVAVLLGLALSACTTGPSDAESTAEANIVVTTNILGDVVSQIVGDAANVRTLMRPGADPHSFEISAQQAAQMDEADLLVSNGLGLEEGLQRHLDRVAAAGGAQFVAGDHVDVLRYAASDAHGEGAAEAVDPHFWTDPLQMVAVTEALTETLAALPALDEDARAAVTGRGTAYAAELTAVDATMKQRFAEIPPDRRALVTNHHVFGYFAERYDFEVLGTAIPGGTTLAAPSAKDLDALVTAITEARVPTIFAESSSPDRLMRVLADEAGLTVDVVSLFTESLSEPGAGADTYVAMLHTNTDRIVAGLAPGEPAGR